A genome region from Nicotiana tabacum cultivar K326 chromosome 13, ASM71507v2, whole genome shotgun sequence includes the following:
- the LOC107793604 gene encoding serine/threonine-protein kinase 54-like, with protein sequence MDEQLQKHLERVFSNPKCCESEEPKVQVIKKEEWEFDCKNIKVESLIGQGAYGSVYKGVYNGKEVAVKILDLRDEDRKAIVTKAFTQEVSIWYKLNHPNIAKLIGASKNNVPEIKLKSENCQRRRSTKDGYCIVVEFVPKGTLKSYLIKNQVKKLPLRCVIQLGLDIAKGLSYLHSKKIAHRDVKTENLLLDKEGRVKIIDFGVSRVEATCPIDMTGQNGTMGYMAPEVLACLPYDHKCDVYSFGICLWEIYSCSMPYPEQIPLSKTSPDVYKGRRPEIPKSCPGALADIMKKCWDVNPKKRPEMQEVVLMLEAIDISELAAQNEFKGCFCLIRGKGL encoded by the coding sequence ATGGACGAGCAACTTCAGAAACATTTAGAACGAGTATTTAGCAACCCTAAGTGCTGTGAAAGTGAAGAACCAAAAGTCCAAGTTATCAAAAAAGAAGAATGGGAATTTGACTGCAAAAATATCAAGGTCGAGAGTCTTATTGGTCAAGGAGCATATGGATCAGTTTACAAAGGAGTTTACAATGGAAAAGAAGTTGCAGTTAAAATACTTGATTTGAGAGATGAAGATAGAAAGGCTATAGTAACAAAGGCTTTTACACAAGAAGTTTCAATATGGTACAAGTTAAATCACCCAAATATTGCTAAGTTAATCGGAGCTTCAAAAAATAACGTGCCCGAAATTAAACTCAAATCAGAAAATTGCCAACGTCGTCGTTCAACGAAAGATGGATATTGCATTGTGGTAGAATTTGTTCCTAAAGGTACACTCAAATCCTACCTTATTAAAAACCAAGTCAAGAAATTACCTCTACGTTGTGTAATTCAACTAGGGTTAGATATTGCAAAAGGGTTGAGTTATCTTCACTCAAAAAAAATTGCACATAGAGATGTGAAGACTGAGAATTTACTACTTGATAAAGAAGGAAGAGTGAAAATAATAGATTTTGGAGTTTCTAGAGTTGAAGCTACTTGTCCTATTGATATGACAGGTCAAAATGGTACAATGGGATATATGGCTCCTGAGGTTTTAGCTTGTTTACCATATGATCATAAATGTGATGTTTATAGTTTTGGAATTTGTTTGTGGGAAATATATAGTTGTTCGATGCCATATCCTGAACAAATTCCACTTTCTAAAACTTCTCCTGATGTTTACAAAGGTAGAAGGCCTGAAATACCAAAGTCTTGCCCTGGTGCTTTGGCTGATATAATGAAGAAATGTTGGGATGTAAACCCTAAAAAGAGACCAGAAATGCAAGAGGTGGTTTTGATGTTGGAAGCAATTGATATATCTGAATTAGCTGCACAAAATGAGTTTAAGGGTTgtttttgtttgataagaggaAAAGGATTATAA
- the LOC107819274 gene encoding ras-related protein RABC2a-like → MDMRKNQNGGNSSYDYSFQILLVGDSGVGKSSLLLSFISQHPPQDLSPTIGVDFKIRTLTVGGKRLKLTIWDTAGQERFGALTSSYYRGAHGIILVYDVTRRETFTNLSETWAKDIKFYSTNPECIKMLVGNKVDRDSERAVSREEGLAFAKEHNCLFLECSARTRENVQLCFKDLTKKILEVPSLLEKGSTVVKNQILKQKEAHKSQHSEKCCS, encoded by the exons atggaTATGAGGAAGAATCAAAACGGTGGAAACAGTAGTTATGATTATTCGTTCCAGATTCTGCTAGTTGGAGATTCTGGAGTTGGAAAAAGCAGTCTTCTTCTCAGCTTTatttctcagcatcctcctcaggACCTTTCTCCTACTATTG GTGTGGACTTCAAAATCAGGACGCTAACAGTTGGTGGAAAGAGGTTGAAATTAACAATTTGGGATACAG CTGGACAAGAGAGGTTTGGGGCGTTGACAAGCTCGTATTATAGAGGGGCTCACGGAATAATACTAG TGTATGATGTAACAAGGCGAGAGACCTTTACAAATTTATCAGAAACTTGGGCGAAGGATATAAAGTTTTACTCCACGAATCCTGAGTGTATCAAGATGCTAGTCGGGAACAAAGTTGATAGG GATAGTGAAAGGGCTGTAAGTAGAGAAGAAGGCCTGGCATTTGCGAAGGAGCACAATTGTTTATTTCTTGAATGTAGTGCTAGGACAAGAGAAAATGTGCAGCTTTGCTTTAAAGATCTCACAAAGAAG ATACTGGAGGTGCCAAGTCTACTGGAGAAAGGCTCAACAGTAGTGAAGAACCAAATTTTGAAACAGAAAGAAGC